In the Mycoplasma zalophi genome, one interval contains:
- the rnr gene encoding ribonuclease R, protein MLTKVENIKENILKLLKNSSKPLNFIEIAKALNISKKDNKDLSKIIFELTDLHKIEKTKEGFYFFLDFIKKDIYNISISSKRLGFVDFEEDKSALLLPFQLNAVLDGDLVEVEIYSYTQEEKILYRAYIVNIIEHKKQVIVGNFIKNQNDQIFFDAADEKDNANFFINVPTKFYYDLKQFVKVKVLQPRKNARKVDLEFLEYIGKTDDKRIIEKKIIAQNNVDISFEQEVLNESKNLPKEITIEDYKGRKNLENLFTVTIDGNDTKDFDDAISCIKTNSGYKLWVHIADVSHYVCEDSFIDKEALKRGTSIYLPDKVIPMLPFELSNGICSLNPHELRAALTLEMDLDKNGLNKTFEIYPSIIKSDHRLTYEKVNEFYENKHSFDNETNEMLNVAKEISLLIRKQKISEGYVDFEIIEPKIILNNEGDVIDIKLKESGFSETMIEDFMVRANETVAKMMFDKKIPSIYRIHDLPSDEKLYNLQQVLNFLNIDIKVPFSGDSKEFAKMVFNLKQIKFDDFIKMYLLRTLQKAKYSEQNIGHFGLASKFYSHFTSPIRRYPDLLLHRLIRNYIFTNKELQAEDKDILSQKIHLISELNSESENVALNVERSVVDLKKSEFFEKFVNKTIEATVVSIEKFGIFFESQEYKTSILVRFEDMQNEEMVQVTNLEAKSKTRKILAGNNYLIKITETDPLKGNISAILV, encoded by the coding sequence ATGTTAACTAAAGTAGAAAACATAAAAGAAAATATTTTAAAATTATTAAAAAACTCATCTAAACCATTAAATTTTATTGAAATTGCCAAAGCTCTTAATATTTCCAAAAAAGATAACAAAGATTTATCAAAAATTATTTTTGAACTAACTGATTTACATAAAATAGAAAAAACCAAAGAAGGTTTTTATTTCTTTTTAGATTTCATTAAAAAAGATATATATAATATTTCAATTTCATCTAAAAGATTAGGTTTTGTTGATTTTGAAGAAGATAAATCTGCATTATTATTACCTTTTCAACTAAATGCAGTTTTAGATGGTGATTTAGTTGAAGTGGAAATATATAGTTATACACAAGAAGAAAAAATATTGTATAGAGCTTATATTGTAAATATTATTGAGCATAAAAAACAAGTTATTGTGGGTAATTTTATTAAAAATCAAAATGATCAAATATTTTTTGATGCAGCTGATGAAAAAGATAATGCAAATTTCTTTATAAATGTACCAACAAAATTTTATTATGACTTAAAACAATTTGTAAAAGTAAAAGTACTACAGCCAAGAAAAAACGCAAGAAAAGTAGATCTTGAATTTTTAGAGTACATTGGAAAAACAGATGATAAAAGAATAATTGAAAAAAAAATTATTGCACAAAACAATGTTGATATTAGTTTTGAACAAGAAGTATTAAATGAATCAAAAAACCTTCCTAAAGAAATAACAATTGAAGATTATAAAGGTAGAAAAAATCTAGAAAATCTTTTTACTGTTACAATTGATGGAAATGATACAAAAGATTTTGATGATGCAATTAGTTGTATAAAAACAAATTCAGGATATAAATTGTGAGTGCATATAGCTGATGTAAGTCATTATGTATGTGAAGATAGTTTTATTGATAAAGAAGCTTTAAAAAGAGGAACAAGTATTTATTTACCTGATAAAGTAATTCCTATGTTACCTTTTGAATTATCTAATGGAATTTGTAGTTTAAATCCTCATGAACTAAGAGCGGCTTTAACTTTAGAAATGGATTTAGATAAAAATGGATTAAATAAAACTTTTGAAATATATCCTTCAATAATCAAATCAGATCATCGACTTACTTACGAAAAAGTAAATGAATTTTATGAAAACAAACATAGTTTTGATAATGAAACTAATGAAATGTTAAACGTTGCAAAAGAAATTTCTCTATTAATAAGAAAACAAAAAATTAGTGAAGGTTATGTGGATTTTGAAATTATTGAACCAAAAATTATTTTAAATAATGAAGGTGATGTAATTGATATTAAATTAAAAGAATCAGGGTTTAGTGAAACAATGATTGAAGATTTCATGGTAAGAGCTAATGAAACCGTTGCTAAAATGATGTTTGATAAAAAAATTCCTTCAATTTATCGAATCCACGATCTTCCATCTGATGAAAAACTTTATAATTTACAACAAGTTTTAAACTTTTTAAATATCGATATTAAAGTACCTTTTTCAGGTGATAGTAAAGAATTTGCAAAAATGGTTTTTAACCTAAAACAAATAAAATTCGATGATTTTATAAAAATGTATTTACTTAGAACTTTACAAAAAGCAAAATATTCTGAACAAAATATTGGGCATTTTGGTTTAGCAAGTAAATTTTACTCACATTTTACAAGTCCAATAAGAAGATATCCTGATTTACTTTTACATAGACTTATTCGTAATTATATTTTTACAAATAAAGAACTACAAGCAGAAGATAAAGACATACTAAGTCAAAAAATCCACCTTATTTCTGAATTAAATAGTGAATCAGAAAATGTTGCTTTAAATGTGGAGAGAAGCGTTGTTGATTTAAAAAAATCAGAATTTTTTGAAAAATTTGTAAACAAAACAATTGAAGCAACGGTTGTTTCAATTGAAAAATTTGGAATATTTTTTGAAAGTCAAGAATACAAAACATCAATTTTAGTTCGTTTTGAAGATATGCAAAATGAAGAAATGGTACAAGTAACTAATTTAGAGGCTAAATCTAAAACAAGAAAAATATTAGCAGGAAATAACTATTTAATTAAAATTACTGAAACAGATCCATTAAAAGGTAATATAAGTGCAATACTAGTTTAG
- the smpB gene encoding SsrA-binding protein, with the protein MKIIAKNKFQKSEYNVLDTYECGISLEGWEVKSIRQGNVNLKNAFCSIKNSEMWINNMHISQYMLVKGDSERPRKLLLHKNEIYRIMSKKDQLSLQIIPSMIYWKENHIKVEILLVKHLKIHDKRQKIIKKEQEMKMKKILNSYK; encoded by the coding sequence ATGAAAATAATTGCAAAAAATAAGTTTCAAAAATCTGAATATAATGTTTTAGATACGTATGAATGTGGGATTAGCTTAGAAGGTTGAGAAGTAAAAAGCATAAGACAAGGTAATGTGAATTTAAAAAATGCTTTTTGTAGTATTAAAAATTCAGAAATGTGAATTAATAATATGCATATTTCACAATATATGTTAGTTAAAGGTGACTCAGAAAGACCGAGAAAATTACTTTTACATAAAAATGAAATTTATCGCATTATGTCTAAAAAAGATCAACTTTCATTACAAATTATCCCTTCAATGATATATTGAAAAGAAAATCATATTAAAGTTGAAATTTTATTAGTTAAACATTTAAAAATTCATGATAAAAGACAAAAAATAATTAAAAAAGAACAAGAAATGAAAATGAAAAAAATTCTTAACAGTTATAAATAA
- the aspS gene encoding aspartate--tRNA ligase: protein MKTIFNNQVTSQMEGSEVTLYGWIATKRKFKSQLFVDLRDRSGIIQIIFQNVSDPKLTKESVLKITGKVQKRLEANLEIENGNIEVLVSEYEILNSSEQIPFEVTKEESANEDLRLQYRFLDLRSTKMQKNIALRHKITMETRKFFDQEGFLEIETPILSKSTPEGARDYLVPTRKKGKFFALPQSPQLYKQLLMASGFEKYFQIARVFRDEDLRKDRQPEFTQIDFEMSFVEKEDLFKLVENYYKHIFNSIGLELKIPFERMDYFESLDKYGNDKPDTRYQYLLEDISDNFDDQNTYKAIYFDKKPELNINKVFELAKKNQAKDFIVVEIENTQIKTITNLNNSLADDKINDIFSKNNFENGYLFIGFGKYNDVVKSLGAIRTYLNDEFKLADDNQFNFLWIVNWPMFEFNEDLNEYEPAHHAFTMIDKTTYSHLENKEYDKVRAQSYDLVLNGFELGSGSVRIHDYELQKLMFEHLKLSPKETESKFGFFLKSFKYGLPPHCGMAFGLERILMILTKSESIRDVIAFPKNAKGLDLLSNSPSEVTDFQLSEYSLKINK from the coding sequence ATGAAAACAATTTTTAATAATCAAGTTACTTCTCAAATGGAAGGTTCTGAAGTTACACTATATGGATGAATAGCAACAAAAAGAAAATTTAAATCACAATTATTTGTTGATTTACGTGATAGATCTGGAATTATTCAAATCATTTTCCAAAATGTTTCAGATCCTAAATTAACAAAAGAATCAGTGCTAAAAATAACTGGTAAAGTACAAAAAAGACTAGAAGCAAATTTAGAAATTGAAAATGGGAATATTGAAGTTTTAGTTTCTGAATATGAAATTTTAAATTCTTCTGAACAAATTCCATTTGAAGTAACAAAAGAAGAATCTGCTAATGAAGATTTAAGATTACAATATAGATTTTTAGATTTACGAAGTACAAAAATGCAAAAAAATATTGCATTAAGACATAAAATAACCATGGAAACTCGTAAATTTTTTGATCAAGAAGGTTTTTTAGAAATTGAAACACCTATTTTGTCTAAATCTACACCAGAAGGAGCAAGAGATTACCTTGTTCCAACAAGAAAAAAAGGTAAATTTTTTGCTTTACCACAATCACCTCAGCTATATAAACAACTTTTAATGGCTTCTGGTTTTGAAAAATACTTTCAAATAGCAAGAGTATTTAGAGATGAAGATTTAAGAAAAGACAGACAACCCGAATTTACACAAATTGACTTTGAAATGTCATTTGTTGAAAAAGAAGATTTATTTAAACTAGTTGAAAATTACTATAAACATATTTTTAACTCAATTGGTCTTGAATTAAAAATTCCTTTTGAAAGAATGGATTATTTTGAGAGTTTAGATAAATATGGAAATGATAAACCAGATACAAGATATCAATATCTTTTAGAAGATATAAGTGATAATTTTGATGATCAAAATACTTATAAAGCAATTTATTTTGATAAAAAACCTGAATTAAATATAAATAAAGTTTTTGAATTAGCCAAAAAAAATCAAGCAAAAGATTTTATTGTTGTTGAAATTGAAAATACACAAATTAAAACAATTACTAATTTAAATAATTCATTAGCTGATGATAAAATCAATGATATTTTTTCTAAAAATAATTTTGAAAACGGATATTTATTTATTGGTTTTGGAAAATACAATGATGTAGTTAAATCATTAGGTGCAATAAGAACATATTTAAATGATGAATTTAAATTAGCTGATGATAATCAATTTAATTTCCTTTGAATCGTAAATTGACCAATGTTTGAATTTAATGAAGATTTAAACGAATATGAACCAGCACATCATGCATTTACAATGATTGATAAAACAACTTATTCACATTTAGAAAATAAAGAATATGATAAAGTAAGAGCACAAAGTTACGACCTTGTTTTAAATGGTTTTGAATTAGGTTCAGGTAGTGTAAGAATTCATGATTATGAATTACAAAAACTAATGTTTGAACATTTAAAATTAAGTCCAAAAGAAACAGAATCTAAATTTGGATTTTTCTTAAAATCATTTAAATATGGGTTACCTCCACATTGTGGAATGGCTTTTGGACTAGAAAGAATTTTAATGATTCTTACCAAGAGTGAATCAATTAGAGATGTAATAGCATTTCCAAAAAATGCAAAAGGTCTTGATTTACTATCAAATTCACCTTCTGAAGTTACTGATTTTCAGTTAAGTGAATATAGTTTAAAAATAAATAAATAA
- a CDS encoding 16S rRNA (uracil(1498)-N(3))-methyltransferase, whose product MYNLIIMMRFIVDKKYDDKNFILSDETLNHIKVARQINKQFICVYEEKFYVCILENKMAKIIDALDLDHEFKNQVALAIPLIVPKNFELVLQKATELGVTDIYPFASEFSQYKIEDFNKKRERYEKIIFEAAQQSFRNKQPFLHNCEKFGKIISLEYKNKFLAHEKSSAASLISYPSDSLFVIGPEGGFSDSEVNLALQNNFKIIKLTKTILRAETACIYILSRVNEN is encoded by the coding sequence TTGTATAATCTTATTATCATGATGAGATTTATAGTTGATAAAAAATATGATGATAAAAATTTTATATTATCAGATGAAACATTAAACCATATAAAAGTTGCAAGACAAATTAATAAACAATTTATTTGTGTATATGAAGAAAAATTTTATGTTTGTATTTTAGAAAATAAAATGGCTAAAATCATAGATGCACTTGATTTAGATCATGAATTTAAAAATCAAGTAGCGTTAGCAATTCCATTAATAGTCCCAAAAAATTTTGAACTAGTTTTACAAAAAGCAACTGAATTAGGAGTTACTGATATTTATCCATTTGCAAGTGAATTTAGTCAATATAAAATTGAAGATTTTAATAAAAAAAGAGAAAGATATGAGAAGATAATTTTTGAAGCTGCACAACAAAGTTTTAGAAATAAACAACCTTTTTTGCATAATTGCGAAAAATTTGGTAAAATAATATCACTAGAATATAAAAATAAATTTCTAGCTCACGAAAAATCTAGCGCTGCAAGTTTAATATCATATCCGAGTGATAGTTTATTTGTAATTGGTCCCGAAGGTGGCTTTAGTGATTCTGAAGTTAACCTTGCGCTGCAAAACAACTTTAAAATTATAAAACTCACAAAAACAATATTAAGAGCTGAAACAGCTTGTATATATATTTTGAGTAGAGTAAATGAAAATTAA
- the rplM gene encoding 50S ribosomal protein L13 translates to MRQTTIIKHLEVEKKWYVIDAKDQVLGRLSAMVASILRGKNKPTFTPNVDMGDNVIIINAKEVVLTANKEQDKIYYSHSGYPGGLKKINAKDLRTKKPEALIENAVRGMLPHTKLGRKQFKNLYVYTGSEHKHEAQQPVQIEVK, encoded by the coding sequence ATGCGTCAAACTACAATTATAAAACACTTAGAAGTAGAAAAAAAATGATACGTAATTGATGCTAAAGACCAAGTTTTAGGACGTTTAAGCGCAATGGTTGCATCAATTCTAAGAGGTAAAAATAAACCTACATTTACTCCAAATGTTGATATGGGAGATAATGTTATCATTATAAATGCTAAAGAAGTTGTTCTTACAGCAAATAAAGAACAAGATAAAATTTACTACTCACACTCAGGATATCCTGGTGGATTGAAAAAAATCAACGCTAAAGATTTAAGAACAAAAAAACCAGAAGCTTTAATTGAAAATGCAGTTAGAGGAATGTTACCACACACAAAATTAGGAAGAAAACAATTTAAAAATTTATATGTATATACTGGAAGTGAACACAAACACGAGGCACAACAACCAGTTCAAATCGAGGTTAAATAA
- a CDS encoding tetratricopeptide repeat protein, whose amino-acid sequence MNQQFDKNNLEQIKKTIQEYETKKQFDRLFAYFETLEKEYKHNLQLVVLMVRICLNNNYPERARKYSEPLVNLVPENNRSYNELMCAVYDRNYEFYNAKYFLLRLLKDYPDDKFYLTQLSLYNSFTSYFNVRHSFITYIYEISKILLNEIKIYKKELENKNTNQKYKHLNFTINTIPDLEVLLINDNNQIIPKITFNFEIGELILLTYLAKSFLRNHHIDMIISTNPYAIPTIVNKQTTDEILKKILINIDKKDYINGHKIIIYHSLNNEDELAYLETISLYLKLCGNYQSIIKIYDENLKKTDKLLSLQNFLIWSFNDSKNNQIIHDWKDISIEILDFNYTKKHIFSNFIKTYKTSDQYFYFDLLYRNGLIVLNLDFETNDVEKTKNNFIKWVNEYSKETYQILDIKTDKNHLNAEVLMFDARNDSLSMLNNSFCAQNDEINTLKVNLYNNSSNKEIIYSKQSEFKDLSILFDYPLPEICNNQTINTFKAIAEEKAKYLKNNVDTKLADYYLKYRMMKIDSWIELNKDETEEN is encoded by the coding sequence ATGAATCAACAATTTGATAAAAATAATTTAGAACAAATAAAAAAAACAATTCAGGAATATGAAACAAAAAAACAATTTGACAGACTATTTGCATATTTTGAAACTTTAGAAAAAGAATACAAACACAACTTACAGTTAGTTGTTTTAATGGTTAGAATATGTTTAAACAACAATTATCCAGAAAGAGCAAGAAAATATTCAGAACCACTTGTTAATTTAGTTCCTGAAAACAACAGATCATATAATGAATTAATGTGTGCTGTATACGATAGAAATTATGAATTTTATAATGCTAAATATTTTTTATTACGTTTATTAAAAGATTATCCAGATGATAAATTTTATTTAACACAATTAAGTTTATATAATTCTTTTACAAGTTATTTCAACGTTAGACATAGTTTTATAACTTATATTTATGAAATATCAAAAATTTTATTAAATGAAATAAAAATTTATAAAAAAGAACTTGAAAATAAAAATACCAACCAAAAATATAAACATTTAAATTTTACAATCAATACAATCCCCGACTTAGAGGTTTTACTAATAAACGATAATAATCAAATAATACCTAAAATAACTTTTAATTTTGAAATTGGTGAACTTATTTTGCTTACTTATTTAGCAAAAAGTTTTTTAAGAAATCATCACATTGATATGATAATTTCTACAAATCCTTATGCAATACCAACTATTGTTAATAAACAAACAACCGATGAAATATTAAAAAAAATATTAATTAATATTGACAAAAAAGATTACATAAATGGACATAAGATAATAATTTATCACAGTTTAAATAATGAAGATGAATTAGCATATTTAGAAACTATTTCACTATATTTAAAACTATGTGGAAATTATCAAAGTATTATAAAAATTTATGACGAAAATCTTAAAAAAACTGATAAATTACTAAGTTTACAAAACTTTTTAATTTGAAGTTTTAACGATTCAAAAAACAACCAAATAATTCACGACTGAAAAGATATTTCAATTGAAATTTTAGATTTTAACTACACAAAAAAACACATTTTTTCTAATTTTATAAAAACTTATAAAACAAGTGATCAATATTTTTATTTTGATTTATTGTATAGAAATGGTTTGATTGTTTTAAATTTAGATTTTGAAACAAATGATGTAGAAAAAACTAAAAATAATTTCATAAAATGGGTAAATGAATATTCAAAAGAAACTTACCAAATTTTAGATATCAAAACAGATAAAAATCACCTAAACGCTGAAGTTTTAATGTTTGATGCAAGAAATGATTCATTATCTATGTTAAATAATAGTTTTTGTGCTCAAAATGATGAAATAAATACATTAAAAGTTAATTTATATAATAATTCTTCAAATAAAGAAATTATTTATTCAAAACAATCAGAATTTAAAGATTTAAGCATTTTATTTGATTATCCATTACCTGAAATATGTAACAATCAAACAATTAATACATTTAAAGCAATAGCAGAAGAAAAAGCTAAATATTTAAAAAATAACGTTGATACAAAACTAGCTGATTATTATTTAAAATATAGAATGATGAAGATAGATAGTTGAATTGAATTAAATAAAGATGAAACAGAAGAAAATTAA
- the rpsI gene encoding 30S ribosomal protein S9 gives MADVRYYGLGRRKSSVARVYIKPGTGKFLINKKEANLYLNSDILLKDAKQPFGLTDTVDQYDIEANVNGGGLTGQAGAIRLGIARALLEVNAEYRSNLKKAGMLTRDARVKERKKYGLRKARRARQFSKR, from the coding sequence ATGGCAGATGTTAGATACTATGGATTAGGTCGTCGTAAAAGTTCAGTAGCTAGAGTATACATTAAACCTGGTACAGGAAAATTCCTAATTAATAAAAAAGAAGCAAATTTATATTTAAATAGCGATATTTTATTAAAAGATGCTAAACAACCATTTGGATTAACTGATACAGTTGACCAATACGATATTGAAGCAAATGTTAATGGTGGTGGTTTAACAGGTCAAGCAGGAGCAATTAGATTAGGTATTGCAAGAGCTTTATTAGAAGTAAATGCAGAATATCGTTCAAATCTTAAAAAAGCTGGAATGTTAACACGTGACGCAAGAGTTAAAGAACGTAAAAAATACGGATTACGTAAAGCGCGTCGTGCAAGACAATTCTCAAAACGTTAA
- the secG gene encoding preprotein translocase subunit SecG — MTTALLVVLIIISILIIIVSFLMSPDSNAFSGALVGSGDLDLFKVSKEQGFKKFLKYFMLTLGSLLLILSIVLRVVLP; from the coding sequence ATGACTACAGCATTATTAGTTGTTTTAATAATAATTAGTATTTTAATAATAATTGTTTCATTTCTTATGTCACCAGATTCTAATGCATTTAGTGGGGCATTAGTAGGAAGTGGTGATTTAGATTTATTTAAAGTTTCAAAAGAACAAGGGTTTAAAAAGTTTTTAAAATATTTTATGTTAACCCTAGGGAGTTTATTATTAATTTTATCAATTGTATTAAGAGTGGTCTTACCTTAA
- the hisS gene encoding histidine--tRNA ligase — protein sequence MYQRLKGTKDIFLKEAKAYEFIKNTFFDIVKKYNYKYLETPIIEATDLFVRTSGEFSDIVNKEMYVFNSKSGKSIALRPEATAPAIRAIIENKLTQNDVHKVFYYGNIYRYERPQKGRYREFRQGGIENLLPKTPELNFEILFLANSFLQKLQIKDYILQINNLGSDLTRKKYNEELVKYFKKHEDKLSEINKNRLQNNVLRILDDKEQANEKFIIEAPQIIDFLSEQEQADFQKLQNLLKQHNINFEINTSLVRGLDYYNDVVFEFVSTSEALGSKSTILAGGRYDGMVKQFSGPDLSSIGFAFGVERLVEIILFNQEKYNLDDELDILICYLNENEKDEIINIALELRKEYSVELHYENLNLKKMFKKSDRLKPKMLIFKELGSQFNEIKIKFLTLNKELELSFTNIESFKTKINEVINENNF from the coding sequence ATGTATCAAAGATTAAAAGGAACAAAAGACATATTTTTAAAAGAGGCTAAAGCTTATGAGTTTATTAAAAATACTTTTTTTGATATAGTAAAAAAATATAATTACAAATATTTAGAAACACCAATAATTGAAGCTACTGATCTTTTTGTTAGAACTAGCGGAGAATTTAGTGATATTGTTAACAAAGAAATGTATGTTTTTAATTCAAAAAGTGGTAAATCAATTGCATTAAGACCTGAAGCAACAGCACCTGCAATAAGAGCTATTATTGAAAATAAATTAACTCAAAACGATGTACACAAAGTATTTTATTATGGAAATATTTATCGTTATGAAAGACCACAAAAAGGTCGTTATCGCGAATTTAGACAAGGTGGGATTGAAAACTTGCTACCAAAAACGCCAGAACTAAACTTTGAAATACTGTTTTTAGCTAATTCATTTTTACAAAAACTACAAATTAAAGATTATATTTTACAAATAAATAATTTAGGAAGTGATTTAACTAGAAAAAAATACAATGAAGAACTAGTTAAGTATTTTAAAAAACACGAAGACAAATTAAGTGAAATAAATAAAAATAGACTACAAAATAATGTTTTACGTATTTTAGATGATAAAGAACAAGCAAATGAAAAATTTATTATTGAAGCACCACAAATAATTGATTTTTTATCAGAACAAGAACAAGCGGATTTTCAAAAATTACAAAATTTATTAAAACAACATAATATTAATTTTGAAATAAACACTTCGCTTGTAAGAGGCCTTGATTATTATAATGATGTTGTTTTTGAATTTGTTTCTACTTCTGAAGCTTTAGGTTCAAAAAGCACCATTTTAGCTGGTGGAAGATATGATGGAATGGTAAAACAATTTTCAGGACCAGATTTAAGCAGTATTGGATTTGCTTTTGGTGTTGAAAGATTAGTTGAAATTATTTTATTTAATCAAGAAAAATATAACTTAGATGATGAATTAGATATCCTTATTTGTTATTTAAATGAAAATGAAAAAGATGAAATTATTAACATTGCACTGGAATTGAGAAAAGAATATTCAGTTGAACTTCACTATGAAAATTTAAATCTTAAAAAAATGTTTAAAAAGTCAGATAGATTAAAACCTAAAATGTTAATATTCAAAGAATTAGGTTCTCAATTTAATGAAATAAAAATTAAATTTTTAACTTTAAATAAAGAATTAGAATTATCATTTACAAATATTGAAAGTTTTAAAACAAAAATAAATGAGGTAATCAATGAAAACAATTTTTAA